The Diceros bicornis minor isolate mBicDic1 chromosome 14, mDicBic1.mat.cur, whole genome shotgun sequence genome segment GGACCTCTGGTGGTGAGTACTGAGGTCAGTTTCTATCGCCTCAACTACAATCCCATTTCAGATAGACCAATACCGGATTCTGGAGCCAGATGTGAATGTCTTGTGGACTACTGGTAATTTTATGTATACTGATATTGCTGTTAGACTTATTTGTATTATGTTAGATGGATTAAAAGTAGGAGTGACAGGGCACGGTCAGGGTCTTCTATATAAATATACTCACTGTTGTCTTGGACCAAATTcagttaaacaagaaaatatgagAGGATCAATATGAACGtgtttctgaaaactaaagacaaaagataactaCTTTAGAGAAAATTCTCTGGACAATCCAAGCACAAAAGCTTACTTTGGCCTCCATTTCCTGTACACAAATATAGTTTTTTGTGCCTATGTCAAAGTAAAATAATTGCTTTCTACAAGTCACTAGGCAACACGTGGCTATTTAATAGTTAATAGGTCTACTGCCGCTTACAGCGATCTCATTTAAATCTAGAAAGCAGCCAATTAAAGTCTCAAATACGTGGTATTAACTATACGCCTTCAAGCTTTACATACTTACACTTTTTTACAATGCGTAGTATCTTACCTATTAGCAATTGAGATCTACAATCAAATTACAACTGCTTTTAAGTGAAATTGTGGGTGGCTCTGAAAAGAGCCTTTTTTCAATCAAGAGGAAAAGCTTGTTTTATGCTCTTTCTCCGCGAATGCGGCGCGCGAGCTGGATGTCCTTGGGCATGATAGTGACGCGCTTGGCGTGGATGGCGCACAGGTTGGTGTCCTCGAAGAGCCCCACCAGGTAGGCCTCGCACGCCTCCTGCAGCGCCATCACGGCCGAGCTCTGGAAGCGCAGGTCGGTCTTGAAGTCCTGCGCGATCTCGCGCACCAGGCGCTGGAAGGGCAGCTTGCGGATCAGCAGCTCGGTGGACTTCTGGTAGCGGCGGATCTCGCGCAGCGCCACCGTGCCGGGCCGGTAGCGGTGGGGCTTCTTCACGCCGCCGGTGGCCGGCGCGCTCTTGCGAGCCGCCTTGGTGGCCAGCTGCTTGCGCGGCGCCTTCCCGCCGGTGGACTTGCGAGCAGTCTGTTTTGTGCGAGCCATTGGAGCGACTAAGGACAAACCCAGAATCTGTGGCATGCAGAAGCCAAGTTGCCTTTAAATATAGTTAGAAACATTCTGATTGGTCTTGTCATTTTTCAAAAGTCCCGCGCGATAAAACCATTGGCTCAAGGGTAACCAGGAGGATTAGTTCATTACTAGAGAATCTGATTGGCTGAATTATGCCACCGCCCATCCCTGTACTATTTTTTAGTCTTTGAGACCTGAAggtattaattttcaaatgttctgTTTCATCCTGTCACCAAGTACAGTGTGCATAACTAGCCATTTAAGGACCATGTTGAATGTAACTTCTGATTCAGTTAATCTGAGTGGGACCTGATACACTGAATTCTTGACACGCTCGCAGATATGTCAATCCTGCTGGTCGGCACACTAAATTGAaccttgttttcttttccccaagttgagttagctttttaaaaaataaatcttgaatCGCCTGGACTGCCGCTTCCCAGCTCTTAGTCATTTTATCTCCCCTAATCCCGAGTCTGTTTTCTCTTGTGTGAAATTACATGGCACTAGGTTCCCTGGGTGGATTATTTGGAAAATCATATGTAAAGCGTCTGGTCTAGTAATGCCAGATAACACACTGGACCGCAGCAAATGTTCGCTGACTTGTGTTGGACAAATGGTTTTTGCTTAAATTGAAACTCAAAAACCCCGAGCAGCTCTATTATCAGCCAACGGAAAATTTTCCCTGCTCCTTGTTAGTCTCGAGTTCGAGTGACATTCCTACCctggctttattttaaaaacaccttGTCGGTTTCCCAAGTGTCACCTGTAGTGCACTAAAATAATTGTTGTGGACAGCCTATTTTTCTGGAACTGAAACGTTTTAACGGTACCTTGTATATTGCAAAGATTCAAGACTGATATTACCAACGAGGCGTGGCTTCGGTTACCAGCTTTTTTGTGAAACTATGGATGGCTCTGAAAAGAGCCTTTAGGTAGCTGAAAAACGTGAGAGTTATGTGTTGTTTTGTTGTAGACTTTACTTGCCCTTGGCTTTGTGGTGACTTTCGGTTTTCTTGGGCAGCAAAACAGCCTGAATATTGGGCAGGACGCCGCCCTGCGCGATGGTGACTTTGCCCAGCAGCTTGTTGAGCTCCTCGTCGTTGCGGATGGCCAGCTGCAGGTGGCGCGGGATGATGCGCGTCTTCTTGTTGTCGCGGGCCGCGTTGCCCGCCAGCTCCAGGATCTCGGCCGTCAGGTACTCCAGCACCGCCGCCAGGTACACCGGCGCGCCGGCCCCCACCCGCTCGGCATAGTTGCCCTTGCGGAGCAGGCGGTGCACTCGGCCCACGGGGAACTGAAGGCCGGCTCGGGATGATCGAGTCTTGGCCTTAGCTCGGCTTTTACCTCCCTGTTTCCCACGTCCAGACATAGTAATCTAAAGAAATTCAACAAAACCTTTGCAGAAGGCGAAGAAATGTATACCAGTGcttgaagaaattattttatgcACAGTGCAAGGATGCGCTAGTAAGCTATCCGATTGGTCACAATGTACTGTGTTCTATCCAATAGGAAAAGAGAATGAGAATCCCTGATTTGCATAAACATCTCCCCGTAGTGTGCTGCTCTGTCCAATCAGGAGTGACAAATCTTGAACCTTCATTTGCATTTAAGAACTATAAATAAATGGGCTCTGGACTGTCTGCAGTACTAGACTTTGTTGTGGAGAGTGCTATTCGCGTTTCTACAGGTTTTGGGAAAAGCCATGCCTGAGCCTTCCAAGTCGGCTCCTGCCCCTAAGAAGGGCTCTAAGAAGGCTATCACTAAGGCCCAGAAGAAAGATGGCAAGAAGCGCAAGCGCAGCCGCAAGGAGAGCTACTCCATCTACGTGTACAAGGTGCTGAAGCAGGTCCACCCCGACACCGGCATCTCGTCCAAGGCTATGGGCATCATGAACTCGTTCGTCAACGACATTTTCGAGCGCATCGCGGGCGAGGCGTCGCGCCTGGCGCATTACAACAAGCGCTCGACCATCACGTCCAGGGAGATCCAGACGGCCGTGCGCCTGCTGCTGCCCGGGGAGCTGGCCAAGCACGCCGTGTCCGAGGGCACCAAGGCCGTCACCAAGTACACCAGCTCCAAGTAAATGCTTGTGTAGGCACCACCTTAATCCAAAGGCTCTTTTCAGAGCCACCCACTTTGTCGAAGGAGATCTGTAACTGCCCTTTTTTAGTGGAATAATTGTCTTGACCACTGATTAGTTTGAGTCCTAAGGAATTTATTCAAATAACGTTGCTAGTTGAGGCAATCTTAGAGCCAAGATGGTGCTTTGAAGGTCACTTCGCTTTAAGAGAAATACAATTCTATAGTGCAGTGGCCAAAAAACAGCTATTTCACATCTTTGTATTTCTAGACCCACGTTCCATTTCCCCCTGACCAACCCTCCAGGTGCTCTTTAAACTGTACATGGAAAtactcctcccctccctgcctctgtACGTTTCTGATGGAGATTGAAGTTTCCCTGCTGGGTAAAGAAGCGGTGTAAGGATTTCAGAGAAGTAGGAACCCTAGGGATTATTTAGGCTGCCCTAAAtaagggggggggggcggtgaatAGGCGCGTCCGGACGGCAGAAAGGCTAGTTAGGGCCCCTAGCCTTTCTTTCCGGAGCCTGAACTCACCCTGTCCTAGAACATTGGGGAAACTAAGCAAAATCGCCTGTGGGTCCCATGGGCACTTCTACGAGGTTTGCAATCTAAAGCCGTTTCAATTTTTCTTGCATCCTCGAAATCTAGGCTCCCATTTCCTGGGTCATTTACCGTTCGGGGATGCCACTAGAAGGGCGGGGAGGGTGGCCTTCCAGCTCTAGGAGGGACAAAGAATTTGAATTTCCCGCCCTTCCCCATCTGGCGCCACCTGGTGGCTGACAAGGAGGGCCCCAGTTGGAGAGGAAGATGTGCTGGCTTTTCTTTGTAAACTTTTTTCAAAGAATCCCAGACTCCAAAAATAATCCGAAGAAGACAGACAGGGTCTTGGTTGAGGAAGAGAAGTCAATACGGCAGGTCGAGGTCCGGGGTTGGGGGAGCGGAAGAAGAACAGAAGAAGAGTCAGCTGTTGACTGCCTTTTAAAAAGGCGGGAAAAAAGTATTTTCCTTCGGTTCATGAGCCCTTTATCTAGGTGATATACAACAGTctttgaatgaagaaataaaatataaagtagaaTTTCTCAAAAAGGACCTCttttaagagaaaattttaacttaaattaTCTTTTCCCAGATCCCACGTCAGCCGACTGCTGTATGAGAAGCACTTCCTATCTCTGTATATGCAAATATAGTTGTGAAAGAGACGCCTGCCTTAAAAATTAGCAACTTTTGGTTTTTTAGATTATGAAAAGACACCCCAgcccccaaaaaacaaacaaaaaaagccaacTCAGGCTACAGTTTAAGAATCACCGACCCTTGTGTTCTTCCCCGGAGGAGTGAGATCTGGGTAGTAATATTATTAGCCTTTTCAGAATAGTCTTCCGAGGTAGGGATTATTTTCTCCGCACCTTATCCTTCATAACTGTCGCCCGcctgcttattttcttttttttttttttttttttgtgaggaagatctgccctgagctaacatccaatgccactcctcctcttttttgctgaggaagactggccctgggctaacatccatgcccatctccctcaactttatatgggacgccgccacagcatggcttaacaagcggtgcggcgGCGCGCGCCCGGATCCCCACCGGCTAAGCCCGGGcggccacagcggagcgtgcgcacttcaccacttgcgccaccggccggccccctgcttattttctatcttccttctctcgctctctttcctctctctctttttcttccctctctctctcattccttccTAATATTGGATGTTTTACCAAAAACTATACCCTGAATTGACAAGCTCAAACCAAAACTCAGACCTCCTAAATTTAAAGCTAGGCCTTTTTGCCGTCCGTTCTGATACCTGGCTGATCTTTAACAAGTGAatggggaattaaaaaaaaaaaagaaaagaaaatcagatgCCTAGAGTCCCTGGCAGACCTTGGATAtagagtggggagtggggagaagccaggaaaaaaaatgtatgaatcTCCCCAGTTGATTCAGATGAGGCACCAATTCTGCACACAGCAAAGCCAGTGGGCAAGCCCATGAAATTGAGTGAAATACTAGAAGGGTATATACATCCCCTTTCCTAATCAACACTTTCTCCAGAGCTGCAGGCTTTGAGTTACAAagcaaatgagagaaaaattacTTGTACTACAGCCCAGTCCTCCCTTCAGTAATGGAAACTTTTGCCTACATCTCTATCCAATCAAGATGACCTGAAGACAGGAAGAGCTGAATTTGTGGAGGGAGTGAAAAAGGAGCTGCCCTAGGCTGAGTTCTGGGTGCCTAGAGCAAGATGGTGGGGGCTTGGGAGAATTCTAATTTGGAGGGAGGTTGACTTAGAattcagaaaagagaagagaagtccACAAAGAGACAGATAATAGGAGGTCCAGAGACTTCATGATCTGAGAAAAAGGCGGCACAGTTAGCAGAGAAGGAATGCCCTGGCCCCTACTTCATGGCAGGTGAGAGAACATAGGCGTCTCAtttcttcagcatctctcagcaacatttgatgtttttcttggcttttcatttccattaaatAATGTATACATTTAAAAGAGTTCTTTTTAACTTccttgaaaaataatatatgcccataatttaaaaataataaccactacaaataatttcaaataaataaataaaaatcaactgtAAATCCATCATCCAGGACATTTTGGCCACCAATCTTCCAGAAATTTTGCTTTGTGCAAGTCTATAATACAgacatataaatattatataagtgAGAGCATACTCTTTGTTATTCTTTTACATTAATAAGGACAGATCCTAATGGCACTTCTACAGTGAATGCAATCTAAAGCCATTTCAATTTTTCTTGCATCCCAGAAATCTGGGCTCCCATTTCCTGGGTCATTTACCATTCAATATACATGTATAGTTATATTTGAAGTGACTTTCTTTTAGAcagtgaaggggagcagaatttgccaccccaaaatacgcctctttggcataaggattaccttgagctgattatttttaaaaaacagcagacATAGGGAAAGCGCTGAAAACCCAGAAGTTACCATTTTGaagagaaatttacatttataagggaaatcttcaTTTGtgagggtgtctccctctctgtaccaggaagaggaggatgacaaACTCTAGAAACTCAAcagagaaggcaaggacttagCCCTGCATAACAACTATACCCTTGTTTACTATGCTTTTCCTGGCTATCTCCCAGaactgtccccccacccccccaacgtTTTTTgactttagctggagatggtatttaaggtggtggcttgggccattttgaggtgttactcagtttttcctgggtctctcacatgtatacaggaggtatacatgttataaaacttctgtttgtttttctcctgttaatctgtcttttattatgggGGATCTCAGCCAacaacctagaagggtagaggtaaaattatttttcctgctcTACAACAGCATACCGTTGTGGCATGTATTGTTATCCACTCAGccaatctcttttttttaatggatatatTTAGACTATACatatttaatgcaattattgACACTGATGGGGTTCAGAACACCCTATCCCAAAAGATGGCACCTTGACATATTGAATAtcttaagctgaaggagtttggGAAAATGGCAACAGCAGGAAGGTCACCCTgacctcctctccctcacccttctttcttgaaagcaggagataaatctcccatgtgaaagtcACCCTTCCTATACCAGGAGGAAGAgagacatccttatcaccagagacagggAATTTAGGACCTAGAAGGCTGAATGAACAAACCTTGTTACTTCTTCACTATTTGCTACCTCTGGCCCAAACTTCCTTGTCTTTTCAATTCTttagaaatttattgtttctttgtctaaaaggctTAAAAGCTTCCTGTTCTGGTTACTCTTTTAGGTCATTATTCTCTTGTGAAGGCTCCCatgtaaatgtaaaaatttaataaaatttgtatgcttttctcctgttaacctgtcatatcagtttaattttcagacccagccagggacctTAAGAGGGTTAAGGAAAAATTTTCCTTCCCCTACAACATGTTAGGGCTTAagtttgccattttattttttattttctatttttctctcactATGATTcacttctgttttctattttcagCTTTCCTGTGAGTTACTTGACTATTTTCTTTGAATAACTCCAATTTGATTTATCTATTGTCTTTGGATAGTTTTTTTgtggttgctctaggtattacatacaataatttatcacagtctactggTATCAACATGTTACCAGTTCAACTGTACAAAGGTTATGGCCTTTTAAAGTCTTTTTACCCTCCCCTGTTTTATAAGataattatcttaaatatttcctctacatacattGAGAACCACATCAGATAACGTTGGAAATTTAGCTtctaaacataatttagaaaactcaagaggatTGTATTTAGccatatttctgtttttctttcttccctcctaatGTTCCAAAAATCTGATATCATCTCCTTTCTTTTCAAAAACATCCTTTTGCCATTCTTGTATGGATAGATATGCTGGCAGCAAATTCCcttgttttccttcatctgagaatgtctttatttcctcaCTAATTTCTAAAGGACATGGAATTTAGGGTGACAATAGCAATTCTTTTAGCTCTTGGAAAATGTGACTTCCTTTTGGcatgtggtttctgatgagaaatctgctgtcatttgaATTGATTTTTCCCTTATACATAGGTTTTgtttctgtggctgctttcaagacattttctttgtctttagtttgcataactttgattatgatgtgttttaGCGcgaatttctttgcttttattctaTTCGGGGTTTGTGTCTCTTCttaaatctgtaggtttatgtgtTTTGTTAAGTttaggaaattttcagccattatgtcttcaaatactttttcaaccccactctcttttctcctctccttttggtACTCTAATGACACGAATGTTATGTTTTTGTTATAGTCCCACGTCTCAGATGTTCATTTTTCTCCCTAGTCTATTCTCTGTCTATTGTTcaaattgggtaatttctatttttttatcttcagattcactgattcttttctctaCCCTCTCCACTCTGTTGAACCCATTCATTGACTTTTTATTTCagtcattgtatttttcatttctaaaacctgaatttcattctttatatcttttatttcttagcTGAGACATTCTAGTCTGtcatttgtttcaagtgtgtCTATGATTGCTCACTGAACTACTTTTATGATGGCTACTTCAAAATCCCAGTTGGTTAATTCCAACATGCATGTCGTCTTGTTCTTAACATTTCTTGATTATCTTTTCTCActcaaatggagattttcctttgttggggaagagggagaatccccttccaccctttcccccaaggttcttatggctggccaaataattaaaagacaggttagcaggagaaaataatactaacTTTATTAAAGTTAGTATTATGTTTCTCtccatgtatacatgggagaaaccagagaaactgagtttctcaacaaaatggtgaaggttctcattttaaatactatcttcagctaaggacaaaggaggatgttggcagtgggggagtcagttatggaagattaccagaaaagcacagtaaacgagagtaaggttattatgcagatttaaggcctcactttctacattgataagtttctagagatgaggtcatcccccctcttcccagtacagagagggagatacctttacaaatggagatttccctcataaatgtaaatgtttgtctgacaaccctTTACAGGGCCACccagagaatgtggtcagggagagacagaatttttgataagatgggcttggtggtatctttcctattgtaacatctattttacattatattacggccatcatatggtagtggctccttcctgaaataggccttatgttaaattctttaggcagtttgggggaggtcaaatgtccaccagagaaaataatcaaggtaaagagacatatttcatgGTAggcaattttgatctcccacaccttgTTATTGGTAtgacaagtaattttttttttatcttatcctggacattttgggtattgttatgagactctggatcttatttacatttttggTTTTAGGAGACTCCCTCCTGCCTGGGGTGGAAGGAGAGGCACTGCTTCATCATTGCCAAGTGGGAGTGGAAGTCCAAGTTCCCCACTCAGCTTCCTTTGACATGCTGAGAGGGGAGAAGTGCCTCATTATTGCTGGGTGGGGGTGGAAGTCCAGGATCCCTATGTGGCCTCTATTGAATCCTTATACGTGGGGAGATGGGAAGGGAGATGCACAACTTTTTCCATGGTGTTTGATTGGAGTAGAGTGGTTATTTCTTAAGTTTCCTTAAGGTTGGC includes the following:
- the LOC131414050 gene encoding histone H2A type 1-like gives rise to the protein MSGRGKQGGKSRAKAKTRSSRAGLQFPVGRVHRLLRKGNYAERVGAGAPVYLAAVLEYLTAEILELAGNAARDNKKTRIIPRHLQLAIRNDEELNKLLGKVTIAQGGVLPNIQAVLLPKKTESHHKAKGK
- the LOC131414062 gene encoding histone H2B type 1-B, translated to MPEPSKSAPAPKKGSKKAITKAQKKDGKKRKRSRKESYSIYVYKVLKQVHPDTGISSKAMGIMNSFVNDIFERIAGEASRLAHYNKRSTITSREIQTAVRLLLPGELAKHAVSEGTKAVTKYTSSK